One window of the Acidimicrobiales bacterium genome contains the following:
- a CDS encoding cysteine desulfurase family protein: MTRHYLDHASTSPLRPEVKAAMAASLDEPWGDPGRVHTEGMGVRARLEEARETVAAFLGARSREVVFCSGATEAIAAATWGARERGPGDHVVAAAVEHSAVRAATESGPHTIVGVDRVGRVDPADVDAAIRDSTALVHIQWGNHEVGTLQPMAQIVEICRSRGVLVHVDAAAAAGRAPLDFDGLGADLMSISGHKFGGPPGAGVLLVRRGLRLGPLLGGGDQERARRAGLENVPAIAGLAAACGALAGERLGREAARARDLTDRIVDAVGDIDGVRSYGDTTGRLPHIVCFGIDDVEPQAVVLGLDRRGVAVHSGSACSSESLEPSVVLEAMGVDAHRSLRVSAGWTTTDDDAYAFIDAFGAVLAELRALRS, from the coding sequence GTGACCCGCCACTATCTGGACCACGCGTCCACGTCCCCGCTACGGCCCGAGGTGAAGGCCGCGATGGCGGCCTCACTCGACGAACCCTGGGGTGACCCCGGTCGCGTCCACACGGAGGGAATGGGCGTGCGGGCCCGACTCGAGGAAGCCCGCGAAACCGTGGCCGCCTTCCTCGGCGCCCGCTCGCGCGAGGTCGTGTTCTGTTCCGGGGCCACCGAAGCCATCGCCGCAGCAACGTGGGGTGCCCGCGAGCGGGGGCCCGGCGACCACGTGGTCGCCGCCGCCGTCGAACACTCGGCTGTGCGTGCCGCCACGGAATCGGGCCCCCACACGATCGTCGGCGTGGACCGTGTCGGTCGGGTGGATCCCGCCGACGTCGACGCGGCCATCCGCGACAGCACCGCCCTGGTCCACATCCAGTGGGGCAACCACGAGGTCGGGACGTTGCAGCCCATGGCCCAGATCGTCGAGATCTGCCGGAGCCGCGGGGTCCTGGTGCACGTCGACGCGGCTGCCGCCGCCGGGCGGGCGCCGCTCGACTTCGACGGACTCGGCGCCGACCTGATGTCGATCAGCGGCCACAAGTTCGGCGGCCCGCCGGGGGCGGGCGTGCTCCTGGTGCGGCGGGGTCTGCGTCTCGGGCCGCTGCTGGGGGGAGGCGACCAGGAACGCGCCCGACGCGCGGGACTCGAGAACGTCCCGGCCATCGCCGGGCTGGCTGCTGCATGCGGGGCCCTCGCCGGAGAACGTCTCGGTCGCGAAGCCGCACGCGCCCGTGACCTGACCGACCGCATCGTCGACGCGGTCGGCGACATCGACGGCGTACGTTCCTATGGCGACACCACTGGGCGCCTACCCCACATCGTGTGTTTCGGGATCGACGACGTCGAACCCCAGGCTGTCGTCCTCGGACTCGACCGCCGCGGCGTCGCGGTGCACTCGGGCTCGGCATGTTCGTCGGAGTCGCTCGAGCCCTCCGTCGTGCTCGAGGCCATGGGGGTCGATGCCCACCGTTCACTGAGGGTCAGCGCCGGATGGACCACGACCGACGACGACGCCTACGCGTTCATCGACGCGTTCGGCGCCGTCCTCGCCGAGCTCCGCGCACTCAGGTCGTGA
- a CDS encoding phosphoglycerate mutase family protein, translating into MALFVIRHASAGARNPAAPDDHLRALDAAGHERAATIAAHLADRRVQRVLTSPAVRCRQTVEPLAAMVGAEVEEHQALAEGTALVDALALVAGLAKEGPTAALCTHGDLIPEIIRTLQRTGTTVNGRTGWAKGSIWTLEVRDGEIASASYESFSGAGLLS; encoded by the coding sequence ATGGCTCTGTTCGTCATCCGCCACGCGTCGGCCGGTGCCCGGAACCCAGCGGCTCCCGACGACCATCTCCGAGCGCTCGACGCCGCCGGCCACGAACGCGCGGCCACGATCGCCGCCCACCTGGCCGACCGCCGGGTGCAACGGGTACTCACGAGCCCCGCTGTGCGTTGCCGCCAGACCGTGGAGCCGCTCGCCGCGATGGTGGGGGCCGAGGTGGAGGAGCATCAAGCGCTCGCCGAAGGAACCGCGCTGGTCGACGCCCTTGCGCTCGTAGCCGGACTCGCCAAAGAAGGCCCCACCGCCGCGTTGTGCACCCACGGTGACCTCATCCCCGAGATCATCCGCACGCTCCAGCGGACCGGCACGACCGTGAACGGCCGCACGGGCTGGGCGAAGGGGTCGATCTGGACACTCGAGGTACGCGACGGCGAGATCGCCTCAGCCAGCTACGAGTCCTTCTCCGGTGCCGGCCTCCTGAGCTGA
- a CDS encoding tetratricopeptide repeat protein, protein MATTELIDPDRLAELEEQRDFLLRSLEDLEREHDAGDIDEDDYLELRDDYTRRAAEVLRAVEERRAAFAEAPARSRSRWIVALGGVVILAAVAGVLLASALGFRSSGDSLTGDVRQTTRGLLFEAQELLGQGERDAAVEVYDEVLEQDPSNAEALAYKGWVTVLDNDLVGGEQLLAAATAADPAYPDARVFHAIALTRLGRFSEASAELAAFDALDPPPMMNQLVESAGIRTDLLAVELVEEYGPVGTPVDIAAVDAPIERVVGAARLIRDNGDFEIAVRILDAVLDTEPDNVGALISLGSILATPDFVDTPDIIERGIALLERATQVAPDDAEPWFWFALALTLVEDGPGATTAYETFLANQPSAELADLASRLALEARIDAIGAG, encoded by the coding sequence GTGGCCACGACTGAGCTGATCGATCCCGACCGGCTCGCCGAGCTCGAAGAGCAGCGGGACTTCCTCCTGCGCTCCCTCGAGGACCTCGAGCGCGAGCACGACGCGGGCGACATCGACGAGGACGACTACCTCGAACTGCGCGACGACTACACGCGACGCGCCGCCGAGGTCCTGCGGGCCGTCGAGGAACGCCGGGCGGCATTCGCCGAAGCGCCCGCTCGGTCCAGGTCCCGTTGGATCGTCGCCCTGGGAGGCGTGGTGATCCTCGCTGCGGTCGCCGGGGTCCTCCTGGCGTCGGCGTTGGGTTTCCGTTCGTCGGGTGACTCTCTCACGGGCGATGTCCGCCAGACGACGCGGGGCCTGCTCTTCGAAGCCCAGGAGCTGCTGGGTCAGGGTGAGCGGGACGCAGCCGTGGAGGTGTACGACGAGGTACTCGAACAGGACCCGTCGAACGCCGAGGCCCTCGCCTACAAGGGCTGGGTGACAGTGTTGGACAACGACCTCGTCGGCGGGGAGCAGCTGCTCGCCGCCGCGACCGCCGCGGATCCGGCCTATCCCGACGCACGGGTGTTCCACGCCATAGCGCTGACCCGCCTCGGCCGGTTCTCGGAGGCCTCCGCCGAGTTGGCGGCATTCGACGCCCTCGATCCGCCGCCGATGATGAACCAGCTCGTCGAGTCGGCGGGGATCCGGACCGATCTGCTGGCCGTCGAACTCGTCGAGGAGTACGGCCCGGTCGGCACACCTGTCGACATCGCCGCCGTCGACGCGCCGATCGAGCGGGTCGTGGGCGCCGCCCGGCTGATCCGCGACAACGGTGACTTCGAGATCGCCGTGCGGATCCTCGACGCCGTCCTCGACACGGAACCTGACAACGTCGGTGCGCTGATCTCGCTCGGGTCCATCCTGGCCACACCCGACTTCGTCGACACGCCCGACATCATCGAACGCGGGATCGCACTGCTCGAGCGGGCCACGCAGGTGGCGCCCGACGACGCCGAGCCGTGGTTCTGGTTTGCGCTGGCCCTGACGCTCGTGGAGGACGGTCCGGGCGCCACTACGGCCTACGAGACGTTCCTCGCGAACCAACCCTCCGCGGAACTCGCCGACCTCGCCTCCCGGTTGGCTCTCGAAGCCCGTATCGACGCGATCGGGGCCGGCTGA
- a CDS encoding cytochrome c-type biogenesis protein CcmH, which produces MSARAPSRARPLGWVPWVLMAIIATTALAIGAVDDGGPRTDSERAGELAREIRCPQCLGESVAESNVAIAREIRADISRRVDAGQTDDEIRTAYVDLYNQSILLTPPGSGFSSLVWVIPVVGGAAAAGVLGFAFWRWRRLGDAVAASEDDRRLVAEALAGGRGHD; this is translated from the coding sequence ATGAGTGCACGCGCACCGTCGCGGGCGAGGCCGCTCGGCTGGGTTCCCTGGGTGCTCATGGCGATCATCGCGACGACGGCTCTGGCCATCGGCGCCGTCGACGACGGTGGGCCCCGCACCGACTCCGAGCGGGCGGGCGAGCTCGCCCGTGAGATCCGCTGCCCCCAGTGCCTCGGCGAGTCGGTGGCCGAATCCAACGTGGCGATCGCGCGGGAGATCCGCGCGGACATCTCGCGCCGGGTCGACGCAGGGCAGACCGACGACGAGATCAGGACCGCCTACGTCGACCTCTACAACCAGTCGATCCTGCTGACCCCGCCCGGCTCGGGCTTCTCGTCGCTGGTCTGGGTGATCCCCGTCGTCGGTGGTGCCGCGGCCGCCGGCGTGCTCGGGTTCGCCTTCTGGCGTTGGCGTCGCCTCGGCGATGCCGTGGCGGCGTCCGAGGACGACCGGCGTCTCGTGGCGGAGGCCCTGGCAGGTGGTCGTGGCCACGACTGA
- a CDS encoding TlpA disulfide reductase family protein yields MSRRSGRLVVSVCVTVFVVLGAFVILLATRGTSPGVIIGSGIIGEQAPEFSGETLTGEIFDLDDQRGRWVVVNFFASWCVGCIQEHPELVEFSQRHAAAGDAVVVSIAFDDSVSNVERFFAERGGDWPVLASDVGIVGPTYGVTALPETYLVAPNGRVVDKLVGASGVTADQLDATIARFEQPR; encoded by the coding sequence ATGTCGCGTCGTTCGGGTCGTCTCGTCGTGTCGGTCTGTGTCACCGTGTTCGTCGTTCTGGGTGCGTTCGTGATCCTTCTCGCAACCCGGGGCACCTCGCCAGGGGTGATCATCGGCAGCGGAATCATCGGGGAGCAGGCGCCGGAGTTCTCGGGGGAGACCCTCACCGGTGAGATCTTCGACCTCGACGACCAGCGGGGTCGTTGGGTCGTGGTCAACTTCTTCGCGAGCTGGTGCGTCGGGTGCATCCAGGAGCACCCCGAACTCGTCGAGTTCTCACAGCGCCACGCGGCGGCCGGCGACGCCGTCGTCGTCTCGATAGCCTTCGACGACAGCGTGAGCAATGTCGAGCGGTTCTTCGCCGAACGCGGTGGTGACTGGCCGGTCCTCGCGAGCGACGTCGGCATCGTCGGCCCGACCTACGGCGTCACGGCCCTGCCCGAGACCTACCTCGTCGCCCCCAACGGCCGGGTGGTCGACAAGCTCGTGGGCGCCTCCGGCGTGACGGCCGACCAGCTCGACGCGACCATCGCCCGCTTCGAGCAACCCCGATGA
- a CDS encoding heme lyase CcmF/NrfE family subunit, producing the protein MSSNVVLGDLGVVAGFSASVVAIGVAGFGLARRDQALLRLTRRLAWVVAGGGLLAFIALERALITRDFGVAYVAEQGSSTTPALYNFAAAWSALDGSIVLWALVLGGFTVAMAWKFRARDGDPMFGWALLTMFVVNAFFYGLMLGPTDPFVPFDAPVGFDGPGPNPLLQGNPLVAFHPPMLYLGYVGFTVPFAFAIAALVTGRLGEGWLVEIRRWSLFAWGFLTAGIVLGAWWAYDTLGWGGYWGWDPVENASFLPWLTSTAYLHSVMVQERRGMLRVWNLSLVCSTFALTILGTFLTRSGVIESVHAFSEGSVGPLLIGFFGAVVVVTVGLIAWRGDRLRSPGLIDSPLSREGSFLANNLVLAAFAFIVLLGTVFPLIAEAVNGDRLSVGAPYFERMTMPVGLLLLFLMAIAPVLPWRKASGELLSRRLVWPAWLGTAALVFSVAIGARGVAPLVAFGLGGFAAGAALRQLVLATRRHGPRGLFGRANGGMIVHLGVIMIAVALASSNAYLQQAEFSLAEGESVRFAGHDITFEGIRTTTFDERIEQAALLDLDGNVLTPAVNQYVLTGRAIGDPDTDTSFTRDIQVAISRLPSETGGNLVFRVTEQPLILWLWTGGAVMALGTALALFPGRNRRNPTDPVSWATADGGTAQAAAAPVPGADAPREPVGAISRTDDAGTPAPAG; encoded by the coding sequence GTGAGCAGCAACGTCGTTCTCGGCGATCTCGGTGTCGTCGCAGGGTTCTCCGCATCGGTCGTCGCGATCGGTGTCGCGGGTTTCGGACTCGCCCGCCGCGACCAGGCCCTGCTGAGACTCACGCGCCGGCTCGCGTGGGTGGTCGCCGGAGGCGGCCTTCTCGCGTTCATCGCGCTCGAGAGGGCGCTGATCACCCGGGACTTCGGCGTCGCCTACGTTGCCGAACAGGGAAGCTCTACGACCCCGGCGCTGTACAACTTCGCGGCCGCCTGGTCCGCACTCGACGGCTCGATCGTGCTGTGGGCGCTGGTTCTGGGCGGGTTCACCGTCGCGATGGCCTGGAAGTTCCGCGCCCGCGACGGCGACCCGATGTTCGGATGGGCGCTGCTCACGATGTTCGTCGTGAACGCCTTCTTCTACGGGCTGATGCTCGGGCCGACGGATCCGTTCGTCCCCTTCGACGCTCCGGTGGGCTTCGACGGCCCCGGCCCCAACCCGCTCCTGCAGGGCAACCCGCTCGTCGCCTTCCACCCGCCGATGCTGTACCTCGGCTACGTCGGGTTCACCGTGCCGTTCGCCTTCGCGATCGCCGCGCTCGTCACCGGGCGCCTCGGCGAAGGCTGGCTTGTCGAGATCCGACGGTGGAGCCTGTTCGCCTGGGGCTTCCTGACCGCCGGCATCGTGCTCGGAGCATGGTGGGCCTACGACACGCTCGGCTGGGGCGGCTACTGGGGCTGGGACCCCGTCGAGAACGCCTCGTTCCTGCCGTGGCTCACCTCGACGGCCTACCTGCACTCGGTGATGGTCCAGGAACGGCGCGGGATGTTGCGGGTCTGGAACCTGTCACTGGTGTGCTCCACGTTCGCTCTGACCATCCTCGGCACGTTCCTCACCCGGTCCGGCGTCATCGAGTCCGTCCATGCGTTCTCGGAGGGATCCGTCGGTCCGCTGCTGATCGGGTTCTTCGGCGCCGTCGTCGTCGTGACGGTCGGACTCATCGCCTGGCGTGGGGACCGGCTCCGCTCCCCCGGACTGATCGACTCTCCTCTGAGCCGCGAGGGGTCGTTCCTCGCGAACAACCTCGTTCTCGCCGCGTTCGCGTTCATCGTCCTGCTCGGCACGGTCTTCCCGCTGATCGCCGAAGCCGTCAACGGCGACCGCCTGTCGGTCGGTGCGCCGTACTTCGAACGCATGACGATGCCCGTCGGGCTCCTGCTGCTGTTCCTGATGGCGATCGCCCCCGTGCTGCCGTGGCGGAAGGCCTCCGGGGAACTCTTGAGCCGCCGCCTGGTGTGGCCCGCGTGGCTCGGAACCGCAGCGCTCGTCTTCTCGGTGGCGATCGGCGCGCGCGGTGTCGCCCCCCTCGTCGCGTTCGGCCTCGGCGGCTTCGCCGCGGGCGCGGCGCTGCGCCAACTGGTGCTCGCGACGCGGCGCCACGGCCCGCGCGGGCTGTTCGGCCGGGCGAACGGCGGAATGATCGTGCACCTGGGCGTCATCATGATCGCCGTCGCGCTCGCCTCGTCGAACGCCTATCTGCAACAGGCCGAGTTCTCGCTGGCCGAAGGGGAGTCCGTGCGCTTCGCCGGCCACGACATCACCTTCGAGGGGATACGCACCACGACCTTCGACGAGCGCATCGAGCAGGCCGCACTTCTGGATCTCGACGGGAATGTCCTCACGCCTGCGGTCAACCAGTACGTGCTGACCGGGCGGGCCATCGGTGACCCCGACACGGACACCTCGTTCACCCGCGACATCCAGGTGGCGATCTCGCGGCTCCCCTCCGAGACGGGCGGCAACCTCGTGTTCCGCGTCACCGAGCAGCCGCTGATCCTGTGGTTGTGGACCGGTGGAGCGGTGATGGCCCTCGGAACTGCACTGGCGCTGTTCCCCGGCCGGAACCGTCGTAATCCGACCGACCCCGTCTCGTGGGCCACCGCTGACGGCGGTACGGCTCAAGCCGCGGCGGCCCCCGTGCCCGGAGCGGACGCGCCGCGTGAACCCGTCGGTGCCATCAGCCGAACCGACGACGCCGGTACACCGGCGCCGGCGGGCTGA
- a CDS encoding cytochrome c maturation protein CcmE, with protein sequence MSTIDDGPVDPSEQTVDAGDALDLSPRRVATGRKRPRTLLTGGLVLAIFAVIGVITFRLLSDASLFFLNVDEAIEQRDDLAGERFRIQGTPGAETTELEVEFEQAVAFSIHFDGVVADVVHVGSPPDLFQPGVPVVLEGRWVQGVPTGIDAFDGGINDGWYFLSSRMLVKHDNEYRTDNAERLAEADEGGAVPLQP encoded by the coding sequence ATGAGCACCATCGACGACGGTCCCGTGGACCCGTCCGAGCAGACGGTCGACGCCGGGGACGCGCTCGACCTGTCGCCCCGCCGGGTTGCGACCGGCCGCAAACGCCCACGCACCCTGCTGACGGGCGGTCTGGTTCTCGCCATCTTCGCGGTGATCGGCGTGATCACGTTCCGCCTGCTGTCCGACGCGTCGTTGTTCTTCCTGAACGTCGACGAGGCGATCGAACAGCGCGACGATCTCGCCGGGGAGCGATTTCGGATCCAGGGGACGCCGGGTGCCGAGACCACCGAGTTGGAGGTCGAGTTCGAACAGGCCGTCGCCTTCTCCATCCACTTCGACGGTGTCGTCGCCGATGTGGTCCACGTCGGCAGCCCGCCGGACCTGTTCCAGCCCGGCGTGCCCGTCGTGCTCGAGGGACGGTGGGTCCAGGGCGTGCCGACCGGGATCGACGCATTCGACGGCGGTATCAACGACGGTTGGTATTTCTTGTCGAGTCGGATGCTCGTGAAGCATGACAACGAGTACCGCACCGACAACGCCGAGCGACTCGCGGAGGCCGACGAGGGCGGGGCGGTACCACTCCAGCCGTGA
- the ccsA gene encoding cytochrome c biogenesis protein CcsA, which translates to MTALFGSRPDRSDTAPVHTGSRATRVLGWMTLVGVGVLLLFAFVLSPEDARVSPVDPGSVIGQSDAVRLMYIHVPSAIIAYVAFSITAVGSVMVLWKRSRWWDHVAHASAEIGVVFCGLTLVTGSIWGRPTWNTWWEWGDVRLVTTLILFLMYLGYLALRSVPADPDVQARRAAIVALVAAIDIPIVNRSVEWWENRTLHQQSTLTDLKIEDLTLFTLVLGFAVFGLLFAWLLVHRFRTAWLQGEVERHGLSEALVERRAEADADVDAAVRIGGGDQR; encoded by the coding sequence GTGACAGCGCTGTTCGGAAGCCGACCGGACCGGAGCGACACCGCACCGGTGCACACGGGATCGCGGGCCACCCGCGTCCTCGGATGGATGACCCTCGTCGGGGTCGGAGTCCTCCTGTTGTTCGCGTTCGTGCTGAGCCCCGAGGACGCCCGCGTGAGCCCCGTCGACCCCGGTTCGGTGATCGGCCAGTCCGACGCCGTACGGCTGATGTACATCCATGTGCCGTCGGCGATCATCGCCTACGTGGCTTTCTCGATAACCGCCGTCGGCAGCGTCATGGTCCTGTGGAAGCGGTCCCGCTGGTGGGACCACGTCGCCCATGCGTCGGCGGAGATCGGCGTCGTGTTCTGTGGACTGACGCTGGTCACGGGCTCGATCTGGGGACGCCCCACGTGGAACACCTGGTGGGAGTGGGGCGACGTGCGCCTCGTCACGACACTGATCCTGTTCCTGATGTACCTCGGCTATCTCGCGCTGCGATCCGTGCCGGCGGATCCCGACGTCCAGGCCCGGCGCGCGGCGATCGTCGCGCTCGTGGCCGCCATCGACATCCCGATCGTGAACCGCTCCGTCGAGTGGTGGGAGAATCGCACGCTGCACCAGCAGTCGACGCTGACCGATCTGAAGATCGAGGACCTGACGCTGTTCACGTTGGTGCTCGGCTTCGCGGTGTTCGGACTGTTGTTCGCCTGGCTGCTCGTCCACCGCTTCCGTACGGCCTGGCTCCAGGGCGAGGTCGAACGTCACGGTCTGTCCGAGGCACTGGTCGAGCGGCGCGCGGAGGCCGACGCCGACGTGGACGCGGCCGTGCGCATCGGTGGAGGGGACCAGCGATGA
- a CDS encoding heme exporter protein CcmB produces MRELWLVTAKDLRVEARSRVLVNQVAPFALIILVLFGFALSADTVTLRSFTSGLYWVAVLLVALLAVQRAFALEYDDRAIEGLRLSGVDPAAIFAGKALAILLQLLALELLLTGGVIVLFDAEIEDPALFVVAALAAATGVAAAGTLYGVLAAGLRVRETILPVLLLPVLAPVLIAATRAFDDALGSAAVDGWAWLGLLVAFAVVYVMFGALAFGALLEDS; encoded by the coding sequence ATGCGTGAGCTGTGGCTCGTCACCGCCAAGGACCTGCGGGTCGAGGCCCGCTCACGGGTCCTTGTCAACCAGGTCGCGCCCTTCGCCCTGATCATCCTCGTGCTGTTCGGCTTCGCCCTGTCCGCCGACACCGTCACGCTGCGTTCGTTCACGTCGGGCCTGTACTGGGTGGCCGTGCTGCTGGTGGCCCTGCTGGCGGTCCAACGGGCCTTCGCTCTCGAATACGACGACCGTGCCATCGAGGGGCTCCGCCTTTCCGGGGTCGACCCGGCGGCGATATTCGCCGGCAAGGCCCTCGCCATCCTGTTGCAACTTCTCGCCCTCGAGCTGCTGCTCACGGGGGGTGTGATCGTCCTGTTCGACGCCGAGATCGAGGACCCCGCCCTGTTCGTGGTGGCCGCGCTGGCCGCGGCCACCGGCGTGGCCGCCGCCGGTACCCTCTACGGCGTGCTGGCTGCGGGCCTGCGCGTGCGGGAGACGATCCTGCCCGTGTTGTTGCTCCCGGTCCTCGCCCCGGTGCTGATCGCGGCCACCCGCGCGTTCGACGACGCGCTCGGTTCGGCCGCGGTGGACGGATGGGCCTGGCTCGGGTTGCTGGTCGCCTTCGCGGTCGTATACGTGATGTTCGGCGCACTGGCCTTCGGTGCGCTCCTGGAGGATTCGTGA